The proteins below are encoded in one region of Casimicrobium huifangae:
- a CDS encoding DUF1778 domain-containing protein: MRDAAINLRALPEQRDLIDHAAQLLGKNRSDFMLEAACDRAQAVLLDQVFFSLDAEKFRAFNAALDASAAPNAGLARLLAVTPPWAPTTSAA; the protein is encoded by the coding sequence ATGCGTGATGCCGCCATCAATTTGCGCGCCCTGCCGGAGCAGCGTGATCTGATCGATCACGCGGCGCAACTGCTGGGCAAGAACCGTTCGGATTTCATGCTGGAAGCCGCGTGTGACCGGGCGCAGGCGGTGCTGCTGGACCAGGTGTTCTTCAGCCTCGATGCTGAGAAGTTTCGCGCCTTCAATGCCGCGCTGGACGCGTCCGCTGCCCCCAATGCCGGGCTGGCGCGGCTGCTGGCCGTCACGCCGCCCTGGGCGCCGACCACCAGCGCAGCCTGA
- a CDS encoding GNAT family N-acetyltransferase translates to MAQHAVDAFDCGEPVLDDWLKRRALANQLSGASRTFVVLDDGARACGYYALAAGAVAHQAATGGVRRNMPDPIPVLVLARLAVDRRAQGMQLGGALLQDALNRALVVSQNTGVRALLVHALHERARLFYAHYGFQPSPLDAMTLMLRLKS, encoded by the coding sequence GTGGCCCAGCACGCGGTGGATGCGTTCGACTGTGGCGAGCCGGTGCTCGATGACTGGCTGAAGCGCCGCGCCCTGGCCAACCAGTTGAGCGGCGCCAGCCGCACGTTCGTGGTGCTCGACGACGGCGCGCGGGCGTGCGGCTATTACGCGCTGGCCGCCGGCGCCGTGGCGCACCAGGCGGCGACCGGCGGCGTGCGCCGCAACATGCCGGACCCGATCCCCGTGCTGGTGCTGGCAAGGCTGGCAGTGGATCGCCGCGCACAGGGCATGCAGCTGGGCGGCGCCCTGCTGCAAGACGCGCTGAACCGGGCGCTCGTGGTGTCGCAGAACACGGGGGTGCGGGCGCTGCTGGTGCACGCCCTGCACGAGCGGGCGCGGCTGTTTTATGCACACTACGGCTTTCAGCCCTCACCGCTGGACGCCATGACGCTGATGCTGCGCCTGAAATCATGA
- a CDS encoding type I restriction-modification system subunit M translates to MIEDIRKTLWAAADKLRANVDAAEYKHIVLGLIFLKYVSDTFQARRDELARRFGDAADDYHLPDADAASIAAELEDRDYYREVNVFWVPEGARWEALRAAAKQADIGKRIDDALAEIESENAKLKGILDKRYARAQLPQGKLGELVDLVSTVGFGHDLSIARDILGQVYEYFLGQFASAEGKKGGQFYTPASIVKTLVAVLAPHHGQVYDPCCGSGGMFVQSEKFIEAHGGKLGDVSIYGQESNPTTWRLAAMNLAIRGIDFNLGREPADTFTRNQHPDLRADFILANPPFNISDWWHGSLEGDPRWVYGTPPQGNANYAWLQHMLHHLKPGGRAGIVLANGSMSSSQNSEGEIRRAMVEADVVECMIALPGQLFFNTQIPACLWFLAKGKTQRKGEVLFIDARKLGTSVSRVQIELSDEDIDKIADTFHAWRLSPSPLVGEGQGEGAPAYADIPGFCRSVKLSEIAEHGHVLTPGRYVGAEEVEDDDEAFDEKMRKLTEKLGEQMAQGAELDAVIRAKLGGLGYEF, encoded by the coding sequence ATGATCGAAGACATCCGCAAGACCCTCTGGGCGGCCGCCGACAAGCTGCGTGCCAACGTGGACGCCGCCGAGTACAAACACATCGTGCTTGGCCTCATCTTCCTGAAGTACGTGTCCGACACCTTCCAGGCCCGGCGAGACGAGCTTGCCCGCCGTTTTGGCGACGCCGCCGACGACTATCACCTGCCCGATGCGGACGCGGCCAGCATCGCCGCCGAACTGGAAGACCGCGACTACTACCGCGAGGTCAACGTATTCTGGGTGCCGGAAGGCGCCCGCTGGGAAGCCCTGCGCGCCGCCGCCAAGCAGGCCGACATCGGCAAGCGCATCGACGACGCGCTCGCCGAGATCGAAAGCGAAAACGCCAAGCTCAAAGGCATCCTCGACAAGCGCTACGCTCGCGCCCAACTGCCGCAGGGCAAGCTCGGCGAGCTGGTCGACCTGGTCTCCACCGTCGGCTTCGGGCACGACCTCAGCATCGCGCGCGACATTCTCGGCCAGGTCTACGAATACTTTCTTGGCCAGTTCGCCAGCGCCGAGGGCAAGAAGGGCGGCCAGTTCTACACGCCCGCCAGCATCGTCAAAACGCTGGTGGCCGTACTCGCCCCGCACCACGGCCAGGTGTATGACCCCTGCTGCGGCAGCGGCGGCATGTTCGTGCAGAGCGAGAAATTCATCGAAGCCCACGGTGGCAAGCTGGGCGATGTATCCATTTACGGGCAGGAAAGCAACCCCACCACCTGGCGGCTGGCCGCCATGAACCTGGCCATTCGCGGCATCGACTTCAACCTGGGCCGCGAGCCGGCCGACACCTTCACCCGCAACCAGCACCCCGACCTGCGCGCCGACTTCATCCTGGCGAATCCGCCGTTCAACATCAGCGACTGGTGGCACGGCAGTCTGGAAGGCGACCCGCGCTGGGTGTACGGCACGCCGCCGCAGGGCAACGCCAACTACGCCTGGCTGCAGCACATGCTGCACCACTTGAAGCCCGGCGGTCGCGCCGGCATCGTGCTCGCCAACGGCTCGATGTCCAGCAGCCAGAACAGCGAGGGCGAGATCCGTCGGGCCATGGTCGAGGCCGACGTGGTCGAATGCATGATCGCCCTGCCCGGCCAGCTCTTCTTCAACACCCAAATCCCCGCCTGCCTGTGGTTTCTCGCCAAGGGCAAGACCCAGCGCAAAGGCGAAGTGCTGTTCATCGACGCCCGCAAGCTCGGCACCTCGGTCAGCCGCGTGCAGATTGAGCTGAGCGACGAAGACATCGACAAGATTGCCGACACCTTTCACGCCTGGCGTTTGTCCCCCTCTCCCCTCGTGGGAGAGGGCCAGGGAGAGGGGGCACCTGCCTACGCCGACATCCCAGGCTTCTGCCGCTCAGTGAAACTCAGCGAAATCGCCGAACACGGCCACGTCCTCACCCCCGGCCGCTACGTGGGCGCCGAGGAGGTGGAGGACGACGACGAAGCCTTTGACGAGAAGATGCGCAAGCTGACCGAAAAACTGGGCGAGCAGATGGCCCAGGGTGCGGAGCTGGATGCGGTGATTCGGGCGAAGCTGGGGGGGCTGGGGTATGAGTTCTGA
- a CDS encoding restriction endonuclease subunit S: MSSEWPVQRLDQIAEINPARKVRKGSVVPFVDMAALPQHSRDIGAEGVLVREAKGAGAHFQNGDTLLARITPCLENGKTAQVRCLDGDAIAEGSTEFIVLCGKDPEDNDFIYYLCREPAFREYAIGRMEGTSGRQRVSWQSIAAYEFAFPPPDERRAAACVLSALDDRITLLRETNATLEAIAQALFKSWFVDFDPVHAKARGEQPEALPEPLAALFPDSFEESPLGLVPRGWRVGVFADICARIESGGTPKRTVPEYWNGNVSWLTSGEVRNPIVFETRETISDLGMKESSAKLWPQGTTVVAMYGATAGEVCLVAKPMTANQACCGLIPNPHTRAFMYVCARRERESLASKSSGSAQQNLNKGLVESHPTVLPPDDLLRAYEDIAGVMLDGWIANAQQAHTLSTLRDTLLPRLISGQLRLPEAEAEALAA; this comes from the coding sequence ATGAGTTCTGAGTGGCCGGTGCAGCGACTTGACCAGATTGCCGAGATAAATCCAGCACGTAAGGTGCGCAAAGGAAGTGTTGTGCCTTTTGTTGACATGGCCGCACTGCCGCAACATTCACGCGACATCGGCGCAGAGGGGGTGCTTGTACGTGAAGCTAAGGGCGCCGGCGCACATTTTCAGAATGGCGACACTCTCCTAGCGCGCATAACTCCCTGTCTTGAAAACGGGAAAACAGCTCAAGTTCGCTGCCTAGACGGTGATGCCATTGCCGAAGGTTCAACGGAATTTATCGTTCTCTGCGGTAAAGACCCGGAAGACAACGATTTCATCTACTACCTTTGTCGTGAGCCAGCATTTCGTGAATATGCGATTGGTCGCATGGAGGGCACATCTGGTCGCCAGCGAGTTTCGTGGCAGTCGATTGCCGCATATGAGTTCGCATTTCCTCCGCCCGATGAACGTAGGGCGGCAGCTTGCGTGTTGTCGGCACTCGACGACCGCATCACCCTCCTGCGCGAAACCAACGCTACGCTAGAAGCCATCGCGCAGGCGCTGTTCAAGTCCTGGTTCGTCGATTTCGATCCCGTGCATGCCAAGGCACGAGGCGAACAACCCGAAGCCCTCCCCGAACCCCTCGCCGCACTATTCCCCGACAGCTTCGAAGAATCCCCGCTGGGCTTGGTGCCGAGGGGGTGGAGGGTTGGCGTTTTCGCCGACATTTGTGCGCGTATTGAAAGCGGTGGGACGCCGAAGCGCACAGTCCCTGAATACTGGAATGGGAATGTTTCTTGGCTTACCTCGGGCGAAGTTCGCAACCCAATCGTGTTCGAAACCAGGGAAACCATCAGCGACTTGGGAATGAAAGAAAGCTCAGCAAAACTCTGGCCACAAGGAACAACTGTTGTTGCAATGTATGGGGCAACGGCGGGCGAAGTGTGCCTTGTGGCGAAGCCTATGACAGCCAACCAGGCATGCTGTGGTTTGATTCCCAATCCACACACTCGCGCATTTATGTATGTGTGTGCCCGGCGCGAGCGGGAAAGTCTCGCATCAAAATCCTCTGGTTCAGCGCAACAAAACTTGAACAAGGGCCTTGTTGAGAGTCACCCGACAGTACTGCCGCCTGACGACCTTCTTCGAGCATACGAAGACATTGCAGGTGTGATGCTAGATGGCTGGATCGCAAACGCGCAACAAGCCCACACCCTATCCACCCTCCGCGACACCCTGCTCCCGCGCCTGATTTCTGGCCAATTGCGGCTGCCCGAGGCCGAGGCAGAGGCGTTGGCGGCATAG